The segment AGTCGGTCAGCGCGGCGGTCACCGCACCGACCGGCCCGGCCAGTACCAGCCGCCACAGCCACGGCCGCACCATCGTCCACGCGATCCCGACGCCGACCAGCAGGCCACCGAAGCGTTCCACCAGGTTCGGCAACATGTGGTCGCCGTAGTAGGCGTTGACATGATCGACCAGCAGCATCCCGACCGCGACCGGGATCGTTGCGATGACGGGAAACCCCAGCCAGCTGTGCCAGCCCTGCGCCGGCCGCCGTCCCCACCGGGCCACCAGCGCCGCGACCGCCACCACCGTGGCCACCAGTGGGACGATCGGCAGCAGTGTCCACCGCAGGAACGGTTCGACAGGCGCCCCGAAAATCAGCGACGGGCCGACCGCGTACACCCCCGCCACAGCGGCCCCCAACCCGGCAGCCACCAACAGCCCACCGGCAAGCTGACTCGCGTCCGAACCCGCCGGGGTACGGGGATGCGTCGGCATCGGTAACACCGAGGCGATCATCGTGGCGGCGGACAAACACGCGACCACCATCAACAACGCCGCCTCCCCGATCACCCGCCCAGCCAGAGGCATACTCGCCCCACCCCCGACCATAAACACCCCCGCTAACCGGTCCGGGGCCAAATCGGCGGCGGCGACCGCCTCCACCACCAGCCGTGCCGCCCGCTCCAGCACCGGCCGCGCCACCGCCTGCACCTGCCCGGCCGTCCACACCACCGGCGGCGAACCCACCGTCACCGTCGGATGTATCGAGGCGGCCTCCTTCGCCGCCCGCACCGCCGCCACCACCGGCCACCGCCCACCACCAAGCGCCTGGGGGTCTGGGCGATGACCGTCCAGGTGGGCAACGAGCAACTCATCGATCCGAGAGCCACCGCCGTGCTCATCGGCCAACGTGGACAAGATCTCGAACCCGGTCGGGCCGCGGCGCAGCACACTCGCCTCGACCCCACCACCCAGATCACAGACCGCCAGGTAGGAACCCACGGGCAGCCGCACCTCGCTCGCCAGCAAATGCTGGCCCACCGCGACCGGCGCCGGCACCAATGTCACATCCTCCAAACCGGCCAACCGTGCGGCGTGCCGCAGCCGCGTCGACCGGCGCGGTCCCCAGCCGGCCGGCACCACCAGCCGAACGTCCCGCACCGGGCCCCCCGCAACCCGGTTCGCCTCGTCCACCACCAGCCGCAGAATCGCCGCCACCAACTCCGCGGACGATATCTGCACGCCCGACACCAGCAGCCGATCCTCACCCCCACCGTGCACCGGCCCAGGAACTAACCCGTCCGGTGTGGACTGCGCCGCCAGCCACGCCCCCTCACCCGCGGTAATCCGACCATCCGCTGAAACGTGGACCGCACTCGACAACCACGGCCACCCACCCCACTGCAATGGCAACCAGCCGTCATCCCACGCCAAAACGGCCACGGTCGTGACCGAACCGCAGTCCACCGTCAGCCGTAGCTCCCCGTAACGCATAGATCACAGTCATACCACTATGGGCAGAGAGCGTCACCCCACCAACCGACGCGGGGTACGGAGAGACTGCTCATGACCATGAACGAGCGCTGCCGGTCGCTGGCTGGAGCATCTTCTGGCGCTCCATTTGGACGGCAATCTCTGGCCGGCATCGTTGGGGCAGTCCAGGACGTAGGTACACAACGCGAGGACCGCGGCGCCGTGCGAATGTCGCGGAATCCGGTGCCGAGCGATTGCCAGGCGTGCTGCCACGACTCACGTGGTCAAAGGGGTTTGTACTCGCTGTGCGGGGTAGCGAGCGCCCAAACGGCCTCGAAAGCTGTTCGGCAGAGCTGCACCGCCGCCGGGTCGGTTGTTAGCTGCCGCTCGGCCACGTCCCCGACGCCGTTGAAGACTGTGAACAGTAGGGTCTCGTCGTCAAAGAGCCAGAAGTCGTTGCCAGGCAGCGCGATGTTCGATGCCAGGCGACGCGGCAGCCAGCGGACATCTTCACCGGCCGCGACGATGTGAGCGGTGCCAGCCCACTCATAGCGGATGTACTCCGTTACAGGCTCGGAGACGACGCGTGCACGGCGCACCGTTCGGCTGTCCTGGGTGACGCTGCGGATGAGGTCGGTCCAGGGCCGGACATCCGCAGCCTCGGCCTTCAGGTCGCGGTAGCCCAGCTTCTTGAACTTGTCGAAGCGCTCTGCGTCACCCGCGACGCTGTAGAAGTCGCGCAGCTCCAGGTGTACGGCCTCGCTCTTGCAGACGGCCAGCAGCAGATCGCGTTCAACAGCGGTAACCAGTCGCACCGTGCCCTCCAGGAGTACTGTCAACGCAGCCTTGGAAAAGCTTGACGGCGTTCTCGTGCTCAGCCGTGGCCGTCTGCGTCGCCCATCATCGTTGGCCAGGCGTGCCTGGCTTCCGTGAGGTCGCGCATCGTTTCCGTGATCAGCGCCCGTGCCTCAGGCCCGTGTACGGCTTCGTCTTGTAGCCGCCGGAAGGCTTCCGCGAAAAGCCTGATCTCCTGCGGCTGCGTCACCTTGATTTCCGCGCTCGTCGTTTCGATGACAGCCAGGTCGTCGTCGAACAGGAAGAATCCTTCGCCGGGCCACATGCGGCGAACCGTGCCCGGAGGAATCACGCCGAGTGAAACGCGGGGTAGCGTGGCAACCGCGAGCAGGCGGTCGAGCTGTCCGAGCATGACGTCGACCCCACCGAAGATCGTTCGCAGCGCCCATGCCTCTACCACGAAGAGAAACCGCCGTTCGCTCTGGTAAAGGAACCGCTGTCGGTTCATGCGTGCCTCGACAGCGGCGGATATGTCGCCGTCTGTGCCATAGAAGTCGGCGGCGATCCGCAGTACCGCCTCACAGTAGCCCGCCGTCTGAAGGATGCCTGGCACGACAATCGATTCATAGGAGCGTACGACGTTCGCTCGTTGATGATGCCGGTCGAACGTCTCCTGCATCCGTTTTAGCCCGCCCCGAAGTTGCCGTTTCCACTCCAGCCACATGCCCTCGATACCGCGAAGCGTGGCGATCAGTTCCAGCGCCTGGTCCTCGACGCGGCACGCCCTGCACCAGCGCCGGATGTCGTCCTCTGAAGGGCTCTGATTGGCGTGCTCGATACGGGATATTTTGCTGACGTGGAGGCCTGTGGCAGCAGCCAGGGCGCGCCCGGAGAGATTCGCGTCTTTGCGAATCTCACGCAGGCGCGCTCCAAAGGCTTGTTTGGCCTGGTGAACCTGGGGTGACATGCGGCGGGCTATGCAGTAGGCCGATAGTCGCGGTGCGGGATGCCGAGCTGCCACACGGCCATGAACGCAGAGCTGCACAGGTTGATGTCAGCGGCGTTGGTGGAGGTCTCGATGCCGGTTGACGCCCCGTTCCCGGAGTAGTGCATCCACACAACGAGCGCGCCGTCGATGACGTAGGCATCGTTGCCGGGTAAGGCAATTGATGAGACCAGCCGCCGCGGAATCCACCGGATGTCTTCGCCGGCGTCCACAAGTGGCTGTGTCGTGGTGTAGGCCCAACGCTGATACTCGCTCAGCGGTTCAGATACCACCAGCGCACGGCGGAACTTCTTCCCACGCGCGGCACCCCGCCGCAGCGTGTCGCACCAGCCTTGTAGCCACTCCAGATCGTCCGGCTCACCGACCTTCCACTTCGCCAGCTGAGGGATTTCTGCTTCCGTCCCGTAAACGTCACGCATCTCCAGGTGGAGGACCTCGCGCTCGAAGTCCTCGAAAAGGGCGTCGAATTCCGCACGACTCAGGTCCGCCACCTAGCGCTCCGCGTCCTGACCCTCGGAGAAGAACGGGATCATTCGATCAGGGATCTCAACGGCGGATTCACCTTCGGGGATGTTCATCTCAGCCAGCACATCAGGATCGGTGATGTTCCAACCCTGCACCAGCCACGATTCGCGGTCGGTGCGGTACAGCGTCGGCGAGCCGTTCGGGCGGGAGTCGGGGTCTTGGGCGATCTTGCGGATACGCATCGGTGGCACCTTCCTCACACTGCGGCCTGCGTTTTTGCGCAGATTGCACGGACGGCATCGAGTGTTGGGCCTCTTTCCGGCTTGGTCAAGGGGCGTTGCAGGAGATTGCATCCATATAGCATCGGGTGGTGACAGCCGGTTCGTCCCTCGCCGGGCGGCCTAGCAACTGCGGGCATCACGCCTGAACTGGGCGAACATAGCACTCAGAGGCAAAAGGCTAGCCGCTGATCAGTACGCATCTGGCTGACCGACGTCCTGCAATCTTATGCAATTTCCTTTTCTTCGGGTTCGGTCCTACTGGATGGTGGAGCGACCGGGGCGCTTGTCTGCCGTACCCCAACGGCGATTGCTCGGTCTCGGCGCATTGGAAGGCCCGGCTGGATGTGACGAGGCTTCCGTCGGGCTGGGCGTTTGCGAAAGGAGAAACGTGTCCTGGCTGCGAACCACCGAGCCGTCGCTGCGTTCCTGCTGGTTGGGCCGACAGCTGCGTGAGCTGCGACTGGGCTCCGGCGTTTCGCTTCGGTATGCCGAGGGTGTGACCGGCGTGCCGTGGGGGCAGATCAAGGCTGCTGAGCAGGGGACGCATGTGCTTCAGGTGGGTCGGGTTGGTGCGTTGTTGGCGTTGTACGGCGTGGGCGACAGCGCGACGCGTGAGCTGCTGCTGG is part of the Phytohabitans houttuyneae genome and harbors:
- a CDS encoding Hsp70 family protein; its protein translation is MRYGELRLTVDCGSVTTVAVLAWDDGWLPLQWGGWPWLSSAVHVSADGRITAGEGAWLAAQSTPDGLVPGPVHGGGEDRLLVSGVQISSAELVAAILRLVVDEANRVAGGPVRDVRLVVPAGWGPRRSTRLRHAARLAGLEDVTLVPAPVAVGQHLLASEVRLPVGSYLAVCDLGGGVEASVLRRGPTGFEILSTLADEHGGGSRIDELLVAHLDGHRPDPQALGGGRWPVVAAVRAAKEAASIHPTVTVGSPPVVWTAGQVQAVARPVLERAARLVVEAVAAADLAPDRLAGVFMVGGGASMPLAGRVIGEAALLMVVACLSAATMIASVLPMPTHPRTPAGSDASQLAGGLLVAAGLGAAVAGVYAVGPSLIFGAPVEPFLRWTLLPIVPLVATVVAVAALVARWGRRPAQGWHSWLGFPVIATIPVAVGMLLVDHVNAYYGDHMLPNLVERFGGLLVGVGIAWTMVRPWLWRLVLAGPVGAVTAALTDYRTIGVLAAAYIAAVTLWWLQRVWQLWQRPPQRWLPGT
- a CDS encoding DUF6879 family protein, encoding MRLVTAVERDLLLAVCKSEAVHLELRDFYSVAGDAERFDKFKKLGYRDLKAEAADVRPWTDLIRSVTQDSRTVRRARVVSEPVTEYIRYEWAGTAHIVAAGEDVRWLPRRLASNIALPGNDFWLFDDETLLFTVFNGVGDVAERQLTTDPAAVQLCRTAFEAVWALATPHSEYKPL
- a CDS encoding helix-turn-helix domain-containing protein, encoding MSPQVHQAKQAFGARLREIRKDANLSGRALAAATGLHVSKISRIEHANQSPSEDDIRRWCRACRVEDQALELIATLRGIEGMWLEWKRQLRGGLKRMQETFDRHHQRANVVRSYESIVVPGILQTAGYCEAVLRIAADFYGTDGDISAAVEARMNRQRFLYQSERRFLFVVEAWALRTIFGGVDVMLGQLDRLLAVATLPRVSLGVIPPGTVRRMWPGEGFFLFDDDLAVIETTSAEIKVTQPQEIRLFAEAFRRLQDEAVHGPEARALITETMRDLTEARHAWPTMMGDADGHG
- a CDS encoding DUF6879 family protein; this translates as MADLSRAEFDALFEDFEREVLHLEMRDVYGTEAEIPQLAKWKVGEPDDLEWLQGWCDTLRRGAARGKKFRRALVVSEPLSEYQRWAYTTTQPLVDAGEDIRWIPRRLVSSIALPGNDAYVIDGALVVWMHYSGNGASTGIETSTNAADINLCSSAFMAVWQLGIPHRDYRPTA